A window of the Paralichthys olivaceus isolate ysfri-2021 chromosome 5, ASM2471397v2, whole genome shotgun sequence genome harbors these coding sequences:
- the LOC109645097 gene encoding dual specificity protein phosphatase 3-like: protein MKNREDRSFEVSLEQLNDLLTDDRGLFTRPSRDCSPVHPGIYVGNESAALNVMHLKRLGITHILNAAEGNSFMHVNTNAEFYAGTGFVYHGIPASDFDHFDISVYFEEAADFIGKALAYNDGKGKVYVHCREGYSRSPTLVIAFLMLRQNMDVHTALATVRQNREIGPNDGFLLQLCRLNKRLRAESRSPTL, encoded by the exons ATGAAGAACCGGGAGGACCGGAGCTTCGAAGTTTCTCTCGAGCAGCTCAACGACCTGTTGACGGACGACAGAGGCTTGTTCACCCGGCCCAGCAGAGACTGCAGCCCGGTGCACCCTGGGATCTATGTCGGGAACGA GTCTGCGGCGTTGAACGTGATGCATCTGAAGCGACTGGGCATCACCCACATCCTGAACGCGGCGGAGGGGAACTCCTTCATGCACGTCAACACCAACGCCGAGTTCTACGCCGGCACCGGCTTCGTCTACCACGGGATCCCCGCCAGCGACTTCGACCACTTCGACATCAGCGTTTACTTCGAGGAGGCGGCGGACTTCATCGGGAAGGCGCTGGCGTACAACGATGGAAAAG gcaaAGTGTACGTTCACTGCAGGGAAGGCTACAGCCGCTCGCCCACCTTGGTCATAGCCTTCCTGATGCTTCGCCAAAACATGGACGTCCACACCGCTCTGGCCACGGTGCGGCAGAACCGAGAAATCGGCCCCAACGACggcttcctgctgcagctctgtcgaCTAAACAAGAGGCTGAGGGCCGAGTCCCGGAGCCCGACACTTTAA
- the prl gene encoding prolactin, whose protein sequence is MTHRRTKLFMMAAVVSYVMTSCGAVPINDLLDRASQRSDQLHSLSTTLSQELDSHFPPIGRVIMPRPSMCHTSALQTPNDKTQALQVSESELLSLARSLLQAWADPLSALSSSAFSLPHPAQSSIFNKVREMQEHSKNLGDGLDILSGKMGEAAQALSSLPFRGNDVGQDRISKLINFHFLLSCFRRDSHKIDSFLKVLRCRAANTQPEMC, encoded by the exons atGACTCACAGAAGAACCAAACTCTTCATGATGG ctgcagttgtgtcgTACGTGATGACATCATGCGGCGCCGTCCCCATCAATGACCTGCTGGACCGAGCGTCTCAGCGTTCGGACCAACTGCACTCGCTCAGCACGACACTCAGCCAAGAGCTG GACTCTCATTTCCCTCCTATTGGTCGGGTGATCATGCCGCGGCCCTCCATGTGCCACACCTCCGCTCTGCAGACGCCCAATGACAAGACTCAGGCTCTTCAAGTATCG GAGTCCGAGCTGTTGTCCCTGGCTCGCTCTCTGCTCCAGGCCTGGGCCGACCCTCTGTCCGCCCTGTCCTCCTCGGccttctctctgcctcaccCGGCACAAAGCAGCATATTCAACAAGGTGCGCGAGATGCAGGAGCACTCCAAGAACCTGGGGGACGGCCTGGACATCCTCTCTGGGAAA atggGTGAGGCGGCGCAggctctctcctccctgccctTCAGAGGCAACGACGTCGGCCAGGACAGGATTTCCAAACTGATCAACTTCCACTTCCTGTTGTCCTGCTTCCGACGGGACTCCCACAAGATTGACAGCTTCCTGAAAGTCCTGCGCTGCCGGGCTGCAAACACGCAACCTGAGATGTGCTGA